Proteins encoded by one window of Pseudomonas sp. LS44:
- a CDS encoding HlyD family secretion protein has protein sequence MRLDSQRLLAILALLAALAGCDQHAGQLLGTLEWDRIGLPAETSERILRWAVVEGEQVRAGQLLVELDPSRQDARVSQAAGEVAQAAARLSELSNGARVENIEAAQASLNSSRAQVTDAERNYQRIAALYQRGLVAIAEQDSARASRDQARAAVDNADARLRELTNGTRPEQLEQASAALQAARAQLTRLQVDREHLSVRAPRDGRVDALPFKPGDQPPVGAVVVSLLVGDAPYARVYVPAPERPQLAIGDRLQVHVEGIATPFAARVRSIRSEASFTPYFALTGDDASRLVYRAELLLDDDQAARQLPAGLPLTAERLSDE, from the coding sequence ATGCGCCTTGATTCGCAGCGCCTCCTGGCGATCCTGGCGCTGCTCGCGGCCCTCGCCGGTTGCGATCAGCATGCCGGCCAACTGCTCGGCACCCTGGAATGGGACCGCATCGGCCTGCCCGCGGAAACTTCGGAGCGCATCCTGCGCTGGGCGGTCGTTGAGGGCGAACAGGTACGCGCCGGGCAATTGCTGGTGGAACTCGACCCGAGTCGCCAGGACGCCCGCGTCAGCCAGGCCGCCGGCGAGGTGGCGCAGGCGGCGGCGCGCCTCAGCGAGCTGAGCAACGGCGCGCGGGTGGAGAACATCGAGGCGGCGCAAGCCAGCCTCAACAGCAGCCGCGCGCAGGTGACCGACGCCGAACGCAACTATCAGCGCATCGCCGCGCTGTATCAGCGTGGTCTGGTGGCGATTGCCGAACAGGACAGCGCGCGCGCCAGCCGCGATCAAGCGCGGGCCGCGGTGGACAACGCCGACGCGCGCCTGCGCGAATTGACCAATGGCACCCGCCCGGAACAACTCGAACAGGCCAGCGCCGCCCTGCAAGCGGCGCGCGCGCAGCTGACCCGCCTGCAGGTCGACCGCGAGCACCTCAGCGTACGCGCGCCCCGCGACGGACGCGTCGATGCGCTGCCGTTCAAACCCGGCGACCAGCCGCCGGTGGGCGCGGTAGTGGTCAGCCTGCTGGTTGGCGACGCGCCTTACGCGCGGGTCTACGTACCGGCACCCGAGCGCCCGCAACTGGCGATTGGCGACCGCCTGCAGGTGCACGTCGAGGGAATCGCCACGCCGTTCGCCGCGCGGGTGCGCAGCATTCGCAGCGAGGCCAGCTTCACCCCGTATTTCGCCCTCACCGGCGACGACGCCAGCCGCCTGGTGTATCGCGCCGAGCTGCTCCTCGACGACGACCAGGCCGCGCGCCAGTTGCCGGCCGGCCTGCCGCTGACGGCCGAGCGGCTCAGCGATGAATGA
- a CDS encoding alpha-ketoglutarate-dependent dioxygenase AlkB: MSLFAEVPLQLADAELRYVPDWLDAATADRWLAGLLEQTPWDQPQVLIHGRRHPVPRLLAWYADAGVSYRYSGMEHQPLPWTPLLAEIRQRVEAECGQSLNGVLINHYRDGQDSMGWHSDDEAVLGRNPLVASLNLGGTRRFDLRRKGQTRIKHSLELSHGSLLVMSGATQHYWQHQVAKTRKPCAARLNLTFRLIRSPV; the protein is encoded by the coding sequence ATGAGTCTGTTCGCTGAGGTGCCGCTGCAGTTGGCCGATGCCGAGCTGCGCTATGTGCCCGACTGGCTGGATGCCGCCACTGCCGACCGCTGGCTGGCCGGTTTGCTCGAACAAACCCCCTGGGATCAACCGCAGGTGCTGATTCACGGCCGCCGCCATCCGGTGCCGCGGCTGCTCGCCTGGTATGCCGATGCCGGGGTCAGTTATCGCTATTCCGGTATGGAGCATCAGCCGTTGCCCTGGACGCCGTTGCTCGCCGAGATTCGTCAGCGCGTCGAGGCCGAGTGCGGCCAATCGCTTAATGGCGTGCTGATCAATCACTACCGCGACGGCCAGGATTCGATGGGCTGGCACAGCGATGACGAAGCGGTGCTCGGGCGTAATCCGTTGGTCGCCTCGCTGAACCTCGGTGGCACGCGGCGCTTCGACCTGCGCCGCAAGGGGCAGACGCGCATCAAGCATTCGCTGGAATTGAGCCACGGCTCATTGCTGGTCATGTCGGGCGCGACACAGCATTATTGGCAGCATCAAGTGGCGAAGACCCGCAAACCCTGCGCGGCACGCCTCAACCTGACTTTCCGCCTGATCCGGTCGCCCGTATGA
- a CDS encoding alpha/beta hydrolase — translation MRHDDLWLTASDAAPLFVNRWRGEQPPKAVLMLAHGMAEHSGRYARLAEHLVQAGYALYAHDQRGHGKTAQRGVLGLYAEHGGWQRVVNDLVNLNQHIRQQHPDTPIFLIGHSMGSYIGQAYLIQHSADVQGAILSGSNYQPVGLYKLAANIARFERWRQGPTGRSALLEFLSFGSFNKAFKPNRTPFDWLSRDPVEVDKYVSDPLCGFRCTNQLWIDLLEGLQQITPSTNLGQIAHDLPVLVVGGERDPVSQGQRLNDLAAALQAGGLRHVELKVYADARHELLNETNRDEVTAFFIDWLERTLAETPVAPAQALA, via the coding sequence ATGCGTCACGATGATCTTTGGCTGACAGCCAGCGACGCCGCTCCTCTGTTCGTCAACCGTTGGCGTGGCGAACAGCCGCCCAAGGCGGTGCTGATGCTCGCTCACGGCATGGCCGAACACAGCGGTCGCTATGCGCGTTTGGCCGAACATCTGGTGCAGGCTGGTTATGCGTTGTACGCCCACGACCAGCGCGGCCACGGCAAGACCGCCCAGCGCGGCGTGCTGGGGCTGTACGCCGAACACGGCGGCTGGCAGCGCGTCGTCAATGACCTGGTCAATCTCAACCAGCACATCCGCCAGCAGCATCCGGACACGCCGATTTTCCTGATCGGCCACAGCATGGGCAGCTACATCGGCCAGGCTTATCTGATCCAGCACAGCGCTGACGTGCAGGGCGCCATCCTTTCCGGTTCCAACTATCAACCGGTCGGCCTGTACAAATTGGCGGCGAACATTGCCCGTTTCGAACGCTGGCGACAGGGCCCGACTGGGCGCAGCGCACTGCTCGAATTCCTGTCCTTCGGCTCGTTCAACAAGGCCTTCAAGCCCAACCGCACGCCCTTCGACTGGCTGAGCCGCGACCCGGTGGAAGTCGACAAGTACGTCAGCGACCCGCTGTGCGGCTTCCGTTGCACCAACCAGCTGTGGATCGACCTGCTCGAAGGCCTGCAACAGATCACCCCGAGCACCAATCTGGGCCAGATCGCCCACGACCTACCGGTGCTGGTGGTCGGCGGCGAACGCGACCCGGTCAGCCAGGGCCAGCGCCTCAACGACCTCGCCGCGGCCCTGCAAGCCGGCGGCCTGCGCCACGTCGAACTGAAGGTCTACGCCGACGCCCGCCACGAACTGCTCAACGAGACCAACCGCGACGAAGTCACCGCCTTCTTCATCGATTGGCTGGAACGCACCCTCGCCGAGACCCCCGTCGCGCCCGCGCAAGCCCTGGCCTGA
- a CDS encoding TetR/AcrR family transcriptional regulator: protein MNRPRSPGRPSGDPQQREALLDAAVEIFAHHGIRAASLRGIATQAGVTPALINYYFGNKQRLVEAAVQERLLPLIQALAERLRQVGEHPGELIETFVRGIGATVARHPWLPPLWVREILSEDGQLRDLLEQSIAPLVPQLLAQRFSAAQARGALNAQLDPRLLVVSLIGLTLLPYAAAPLWRGIFDDPQLDDEALIQHTLALLDRGLETPHAP, encoded by the coding sequence ATGAACAGACCCCGTTCACCCGGTCGGCCCAGCGGTGATCCACAGCAGCGCGAAGCCCTGCTCGACGCCGCCGTGGAAATCTTCGCCCACCACGGCATCCGCGCCGCCAGCCTGCGCGGGATCGCCACACAAGCCGGCGTCACCCCGGCGCTGATCAATTACTACTTCGGCAACAAGCAACGGCTGGTCGAAGCGGCCGTGCAAGAGCGCCTGCTGCCGTTGATCCAGGCCCTCGCCGAACGCCTGCGGCAGGTCGGCGAGCATCCCGGGGAATTGATCGAGACCTTCGTGCGCGGCATCGGCGCCACCGTCGCCCGCCATCCCTGGTTGCCGCCTTTGTGGGTGCGCGAAATCCTTTCCGAAGACGGCCAGCTGCGCGATCTGCTGGAGCAGAGCATCGCGCCGCTGGTCCCGCAATTGCTGGCGCAGCGCTTTTCCGCCGCGCAGGCCCGCGGTGCGCTGAATGCGCAGCTAGACCCGCGCTTGCTGGTGGTTTCACTGATCGGCCTGACCTTGCTGCCGTATGCGGCGGCGCCGCTATGGCGGGGCATCTTCGACGATCCCCAACTGGACGATGAAGCGTTGATCCAACACACCCTCGCCCTGCTCGATCGAGGGCTGGAGACGCCCCATGCGCCTTGA
- a CDS encoding MaoC family dehydratase: MPQITNTPYADLEVGQTASYSKTVEERDIQLFAALSGDHNPVHLDAEYAAGTPFKERIAHGMFSGALISAAVASTLPGPGTIYIGQTMSFTRPVKFGDTLTVRLEILEKLPKFRVRVATRVFNQNDELVVDGAAEILAPRSLQTVTTAELPPITIG; the protein is encoded by the coding sequence ATGCCGCAAATCACCAATACCCCGTACGCCGACCTGGAAGTCGGGCAAACCGCCAGCTACAGCAAAACCGTCGAAGAACGCGATATCCAGCTGTTCGCCGCACTCTCTGGCGACCACAACCCCGTGCACCTGGATGCCGAGTACGCCGCCGGCACGCCGTTCAAGGAGCGCATCGCCCACGGCATGTTCAGCGGTGCGTTGATCAGTGCGGCGGTGGCCAGCACCCTGCCGGGCCCGGGCACCATTTATATCGGCCAGACCATGAGCTTCACCCGCCCGGTGAAATTCGGCGACACCCTGACCGTGCGCCTGGAAATCCTCGAGAAACTGCCGAAATTCCGCGTCCGCGTCGCCACCCGGGTGTTCAACCAGAATGACGAGCTGGTCGTCGACGGCGCTGCGGAAATCCTCGCCCCGCGCAGCCTGCAGACCGTGACCACCGCCGAGCTGCCGCCGATCACTATCGGCTGA
- a CDS encoding ABC transporter ATP-binding protein: MNDEPLVIKARGLSKRFGALTAVDQLNLSVRRAEVFGFLGPNGSGKSTTIRMLCGLLRPSEGQIEVLGCQIPRDAEALKRRIGYMTQKFSLYEDLSVGENLEFLAAVQDIGKRQARQRIDELLERYWLSDRRDQLAGTLSGGQRQRLGLAGAVLHNPDLLLLDEPTSAVDPQSRREFWDSLFELADTGTTLLVSTHYMDEAERCTRLGILDAGRLVADGSPRELMDALPGQPLLVECAQPRQAQRTLQGAPGVLAMAQIGSTLRVLSDSADARTDIQAQLRAAGLEAQVQVVDANLEDVFVSVTRKPATLAP; this comes from the coding sequence ATGAATGACGAGCCGCTGGTGATCAAGGCGCGCGGCCTGAGCAAACGCTTCGGCGCGCTCACCGCCGTCGATCAGCTCAATCTCAGCGTGCGCCGCGCCGAGGTGTTCGGTTTTCTCGGCCCCAACGGCAGCGGCAAATCCACCACCATCCGCATGCTCTGCGGCCTGCTGCGGCCCAGCGAGGGGCAGATCGAAGTGCTCGGCTGCCAGATTCCCCGCGATGCCGAAGCGCTGAAGCGCCGCATCGGCTACATGACCCAAAAATTCTCCCTGTATGAAGACCTCAGCGTCGGCGAAAACCTCGAATTTCTCGCCGCCGTGCAGGACATTGGCAAGCGCCAAGCCCGCCAGCGCATCGACGAACTGCTGGAACGCTATTGGCTGAGCGACCGCCGCGATCAACTGGCCGGCACCCTCAGCGGCGGCCAGCGCCAACGCTTGGGCTTGGCCGGCGCGGTGCTGCATAACCCTGACCTGCTGCTGCTCGACGAGCCAACCAGCGCGGTCGACCCGCAGTCGCGCCGGGAGTTCTGGGATTCGCTGTTCGAACTGGCCGATACCGGCACCACGCTGCTGGTTTCCACCCACTACATGGACGAGGCCGAGCGCTGCACGCGCCTGGGGATTCTCGACGCCGGCCGACTGGTCGCCGACGGCAGCCCGCGCGAACTGATGGACGCCCTGCCCGGCCAGCCGCTGTTGGTCGAATGCGCCCAGCCGCGCCAGGCGCAGCGCACCTTGCAGGGCGCGCCCGGGGTACTGGCCATGGCCCAGATCGGCAGCACCTTGCGGGTACTCAGCGACAGCGCCGACGCGCGCACCGACATCCAAGCGCAGTTGCGCGCGGCGGGCCTCGAGGCGCAGGTGCAAGTCGTCGACGCCAACCTGGAAGACGTGTTCGTCAGCGTTACCCGCAAGCCAGCGACGCTCGCGCCATGA
- a CDS encoding ABC transporter permease: MNLRRLAAIILKELRQIRRDRLTLAMIAGIPLLQLVLFGYAINLDVRGLDTAVLDQANTARSREVVAEIASSQVLNMRYRLSTPQQIDELLREGRISAALVLPADFEARLERQDRPPLQLVVDGSDQTVQAAARQLSAYPLPGWPQLQGVEVVNFYNPERLAPLNTVPGLIGVILTMTMVLFTAIALVRERERGNMEMLITTPVSPWELTIGKVLPFVAIGLVQVTVVLVAGYLLFDVPVRGSLVELYLASLLFIVASLALGVFISTLASSQFQAMQIAFFTFLPQILLSGFMFPYAGMPKPAQWIAEILPMTHYLRLARGIMLRGAGLLALWPEIVALLVFAALMLGVAVTRVHKRLD; this comes from the coding sequence ATGAACCTGCGCCGCCTGGCCGCCATCATCCTCAAGGAGCTGCGCCAGATCCGCCGCGACCGCCTGACCCTGGCGATGATTGCCGGCATTCCGCTGCTGCAGCTGGTGCTGTTCGGGTACGCCATCAACCTCGATGTGCGCGGCCTGGATACCGCCGTACTGGACCAGGCCAACACCGCCCGCTCGCGCGAAGTGGTGGCGGAGATCGCTTCCAGCCAGGTGCTCAACATGCGCTATCGGTTGAGCACCCCGCAGCAGATCGACGAGTTGCTGCGCGAGGGCCGGATCAGTGCCGCGCTGGTGCTGCCGGCGGATTTCGAAGCGCGCCTGGAACGCCAGGATCGCCCGCCGCTGCAGCTAGTGGTGGATGGCTCCGACCAGACCGTGCAGGCCGCGGCGCGTCAGTTGAGCGCCTATCCGCTGCCCGGCTGGCCGCAGTTGCAGGGTGTCGAGGTGGTGAATTTCTACAATCCGGAACGCCTGGCGCCGCTGAACACGGTGCCGGGGCTGATCGGCGTGATTTTGACCATGACCATGGTGCTGTTCACCGCCATCGCCCTGGTCCGCGAGCGCGAGCGCGGCAATATGGAAATGCTCATCACCACGCCGGTGTCGCCGTGGGAACTGACCATCGGCAAGGTGCTGCCCTTCGTCGCCATCGGCCTGGTGCAGGTAACCGTGGTGCTGGTGGCTGGCTACCTGTTGTTCGACGTGCCGGTGCGCGGCTCGCTGGTCGAGTTGTATCTCGCGTCGTTGCTGTTCATCGTCGCCAGCCTGGCGCTCGGGGTGTTTATCTCGACCCTGGCGAGCAGTCAGTTCCAGGCGATGCAGATCGCCTTCTTCACCTTCCTGCCGCAGATTCTGCTGTCCGGCTTTATGTTCCCCTACGCTGGCATGCCCAAGCCGGCGCAGTGGATTGCCGAAATCCTGCCAATGACTCATTACCTGCGCCTGGCCCGCGGCATCATGCTGCGCGGGGCGGGTTTGCTGGCGCTGTGGCCGGAAATCGTGGCGCTGCTGGTGTTCGCCGCGCTGATGCTCGGCGTCGCCGTGACCCGCGTGCATAAGCGCCTGGATTGA
- a CDS encoding ABC transporter substrate-binding protein: MSRFSGLAALLALLWCVPAANAAEPLRLVSLEYPPYSSAKIPGGGSIVELVTQAMASQGKSVHIDFMPWARARAELRSHRYAGALPLWPREIVEEQLIASRPLFYSELGFFVRRDTPVQFTTLNQLKGHRVGIVRGYGYPQTLLHSGFRSEEAVDDLSNLRKLAARRFDLVLLERVVGEHLIASHATLRGQLIWQGRSLERTPLLVGFLPQRPGEPDWAATFERGLRELHATGDYMRIIRKHNSIAVPQ; the protein is encoded by the coding sequence ATGTCCAGATTCTCGGGCCTGGCGGCCTTGCTTGCTCTCCTGTGGTGCGTGCCTGCGGCCAATGCTGCAGAACCCTTGCGGTTGGTGAGTTTGGAATACCCCCCCTACAGCTCGGCAAAAATCCCGGGCGGCGGCAGCATCGTCGAGCTGGTCACCCAGGCGATGGCCAGCCAAGGCAAAAGCGTGCATATCGATTTCATGCCCTGGGCGCGGGCACGCGCCGAATTGCGCAGTCATCGCTATGCCGGGGCGTTGCCGCTGTGGCCACGCGAGATCGTTGAAGAACAGCTGATCGCCTCGCGTCCGCTGTTCTATAGCGAGCTGGGCTTTTTCGTACGCCGCGATACACCGGTGCAATTCACCACCCTGAATCAGCTCAAGGGTCATCGGGTGGGTATCGTGCGCGGCTACGGTTATCCGCAAACCCTGCTCCACTCGGGCTTTCGCAGTGAAGAAGCGGTGGATGACCTGAGCAACTTGCGCAAACTTGCCGCGCGGCGCTTCGACCTGGTGTTGCTCGAGCGCGTAGTCGGCGAGCATCTGATCGCCAGTCACGCGACACTGCGCGGGCAGTTGATCTGGCAAGGTCGTTCGCTGGAACGCACTCCGCTGTTAGTCGGTTTCCTTCCGCAACGTCCTGGCGAACCCGACTGGGCAGCGACGTTCGAACGGGGTTTGCGCGAGCTGCATGCCACCGGCGACTACATGCGCATCATCCGCAAGCACAACAGCATCGCAGTCCCCCAGTGA
- a CDS encoding LysR family transcriptional regulator, which yields METLNSIECFVRSAEAGSFAEAARRLGLTPAAVGKNVAKLEASLGVRLFQRSTRSLSLTEAGERFRAEVSGGLHSIQSAVANLASSAGQPAGTLRVSMGISFGREYVLPLLGDFLGRYPGIVPDWHFDNLPVDLIGQGFDAAIAGAIDLPPGVVARQLAPAHRILVASTAYLEAHPAIRMPADLVDHDGIRMRSPQTGRVRTWPLRNRGGEQVALETRTRMILNDPEAACHAAQMGLGIALVSMPHALLYLERGTLQRVLPDWYADGGMLALYFAAQKLLPGKTRAFVDFIVEQFRAQRLAERFSAV from the coding sequence ATGGAAACCCTCAACAGCATCGAATGTTTTGTGCGCAGCGCCGAGGCGGGCAGCTTCGCCGAAGCCGCCCGACGCCTGGGCCTGACCCCGGCAGCGGTAGGCAAGAACGTCGCCAAACTGGAAGCCAGCCTCGGCGTGCGCTTGTTCCAGCGCAGCACCCGTAGCCTGAGCCTGACCGAAGCCGGCGAACGCTTTCGCGCGGAAGTCAGTGGCGGCCTGCACAGCATCCAGAGCGCCGTCGCCAACCTGGCCAGCAGCGCCGGGCAGCCAGCCGGCACGCTGCGGGTCAGCATGGGCATCAGTTTTGGTCGGGAGTATGTGTTGCCGCTGCTCGGCGACTTTCTCGGTCGCTATCCGGGCATCGTGCCGGACTGGCACTTCGACAATCTGCCGGTCGACCTGATCGGCCAGGGCTTCGATGCCGCCATCGCCGGCGCCATCGACCTGCCGCCGGGCGTGGTGGCGCGCCAGTTGGCGCCGGCGCACCGCATTCTGGTGGCCTCGACCGCCTATCTAGAGGCGCACCCGGCGATTCGCATGCCGGCCGATCTGGTCGATCACGATGGCATTCGCATGCGCTCGCCACAGACCGGACGGGTGCGCACCTGGCCGCTGCGCAATCGGGGCGGTGAGCAGGTCGCCCTGGAAACTCGTACGCGGATGATCCTTAACGACCCGGAGGCTGCCTGCCATGCGGCGCAGATGGGCTTGGGCATTGCCCTGGTGAGCATGCCGCATGCGCTGCTCTATCTGGAGCGCGGCACGCTGCAGCGGGTACTGCCGGATTGGTATGCCGATGGCGGCATGCTCGCGCTGTACTTCGCCGCGCAGAAACTGCTGCCCGGCAAGACCCGCGCATTCGTCGACTTCATCGTCGAGCAGTTTCGCGCGCAGCGTTTAGCCGAGCGCTTTTCGGCGGTGTGA
- the ccoM gene encoding cytochrome c oxidase subunit CcoM has protein sequence MFMDTVVFAGIGTVVLICAFFAGFGYFIWSDSHKHG, from the coding sequence ATGTTCATGGACACCGTGGTTTTCGCCGGTATCGGCACTGTTGTTCTGATCTGCGCGTTCTTCGCCGGATTCGGCTATTTCATCTGGAGCGATTCGCACAAGCACGGCTAA
- a CDS encoding aspartate-semialdehyde dehydrogenase has product MLPPIPHSVQPVTAQQDPVKPRPEIQPVTPPQAGAQGSGVGMHERDPQEVVERQREEQRRRRQQAGYSAEQLAEGEVAAEDQALLENLPRQGLWVDIEV; this is encoded by the coding sequence ATGTTGCCGCCGATTCCGCATAGCGTGCAGCCGGTCACTGCCCAGCAGGACCCGGTCAAGCCGCGTCCAGAGATTCAGCCGGTCACGCCGCCGCAAGCCGGCGCGCAGGGCAGCGGCGTGGGTATGCACGAGCGCGATCCGCAGGAAGTCGTCGAGCGTCAGCGCGAAGAGCAGCGTCGCCGTCGTCAGCAGGCTGGATATAGCGCCGAGCAACTGGCCGAAGGCGAAGTGGCCGCGGAAGACCAAGCGTTACTGGAAAACCTGCCGCGCCAGGGACTCTGGGTCGATATTGAAGTGTGA
- a CDS encoding 3-oxoacyl-ACP reductase family protein, which yields MNTSTSTASTLNGKVALVQGGSRGIGAAIVKRLAHDGASVAFTYVSSTQQADALVQAIAAEGGRALAIRADSADAQAVRAAVDATVDAFGRLDVLVNNAGVLAIAPLEEFSLEDFDRTLAINVRSVFVASQAAARHMREGGRIISIGSTNAERMPFAGGGPYAMSKAAIVGLTRGLARDLGPRGITVNNVQPGPVDTDMNPANTEFAASLNSLMAVGRYGRVEEIASFVAYLAGPEAGYITGASLTIDGGFAA from the coding sequence ATGAACACTTCCACTTCGACCGCTTCCACCCTGAATGGCAAAGTCGCTCTGGTGCAGGGCGGTTCGCGCGGCATCGGCGCCGCCATCGTCAAACGTCTGGCCCATGACGGCGCCAGTGTGGCCTTCACCTACGTCAGTTCGACGCAGCAGGCCGATGCGCTGGTCCAGGCCATCGCTGCCGAAGGCGGTCGGGCGCTGGCGATCCGCGCCGACAGTGCCGATGCGCAAGCTGTGCGCGCTGCGGTGGACGCCACGGTCGATGCGTTCGGGCGCCTCGATGTGCTGGTCAATAACGCCGGAGTGCTGGCGATTGCGCCGCTCGAAGAGTTCAGCCTGGAAGATTTCGACCGCACCCTGGCGATCAACGTGCGCAGCGTGTTCGTCGCCAGCCAGGCGGCCGCCCGGCATATGCGCGAAGGCGGACGGATCATCAGCATCGGCAGCACCAACGCCGAGCGCATGCCTTTCGCCGGTGGTGGCCCGTATGCGATGAGCAAAGCGGCGATCGTCGGCCTGACCCGCGGCTTGGCTCGTGACCTCGGCCCACGCGGCATCACCGTCAACAACGTGCAACCGGGCCCGGTCGACACCGACATGAACCCGGCCAATACCGAGTTTGCCGCCAGCCTGAACAGCCTGATGGCGGTGGGGCGCTACGGTCGGGTGGAAGAGATCGCCAGCTTCGTCGCCTACCTGGCCGGCCCGGAAGCCGGTTACATCACCGGCGCCAGCTTGACCATCGACGGCGGTTTCGCCGCCTGA
- the fadD2 gene encoding long-chain-fatty-acid--CoA ligase FadD2: MQPEFWSDKRPAGVPNELDMGTYKSVIEVFERSCKKFADRPAYTNMGVTLTYAELDRLAGAFAAYLQKHTDLKPGDRLAVQMPNILQYPIAVFGAMRAGLVVVNTNPLYTAREMRHQFKDAGVRALVYVNLFGHLVQDVLPDTDIEYLIEARMGDMQPSLKGCLINAAVKHIKKMVPDYNLPQAVSFKSVLKIGQGHTLKPVKVTLDDIAVLQYTGGTTGVAKGAMLTHGNLVANMLQVDACLGQLGPDGTPLMKQGREIIIAPLPLYHIYAFTLNCMCMMVNGNHNVLISNPRDIGAFIKELSKWRFSGLLGLNTLFVALMSHPDFKKLDFSGLKLTNSGGTALVKATAERWEQTTGCVVVEGYGLTETSPVASSNPRGEHARLGTVGIPVPGTGFKVIDDEGNELPLGERGELCIKGPQVMKGYWQRPEATAEVFDADGWLKTGDIAVIEADGFVSIVDRKKDLIIVSGFNVYPNEIEDVVMGHPKVASCAAIGIPDEKSGEAVKLFVVPSEHSLTVDELKNYCKENFTGYKIPRQIVLKEALPMSPVGKILRRELRDIA, encoded by the coding sequence ATGCAACCTGAGTTCTGGAGCGACAAGCGCCCGGCTGGCGTACCCAACGAGCTGGACATGGGTACCTACAAATCGGTCATCGAAGTATTCGAGCGCTCGTGCAAGAAGTTCGCCGACCGCCCCGCTTATACCAATATGGGCGTGACGCTGACCTACGCCGAGCTGGATCGACTGGCCGGCGCCTTCGCCGCCTACCTGCAGAAGCATACCGATCTCAAGCCCGGCGATCGCCTCGCCGTGCAGATGCCCAACATTCTGCAATATCCGATCGCGGTGTTTGGTGCGATGCGCGCCGGTTTGGTCGTGGTCAACACCAACCCGCTGTATACCGCGCGGGAAATGCGTCACCAGTTTAAGGATGCCGGCGTGCGTGCGTTGGTGTACGTCAATCTGTTCGGCCATCTGGTCCAGGACGTACTGCCCGATACCGACATCGAATACTTGATCGAAGCGCGCATGGGTGACATGCAGCCGTCGCTCAAGGGCTGCCTGATCAACGCCGCCGTGAAGCACATAAAGAAGATGGTGCCCGACTACAACCTGCCGCAGGCCGTGTCGTTCAAATCGGTGCTGAAGATCGGCCAGGGGCACACCTTGAAGCCGGTCAAAGTGACTCTCGATGACATCGCCGTGCTGCAATACACCGGCGGCACCACGGGCGTCGCCAAGGGCGCCATGCTGACTCACGGCAACCTGGTCGCCAACATGCTGCAGGTCGACGCCTGCCTCGGCCAGCTCGGTCCGGACGGTACCCCGCTGATGAAGCAGGGCCGGGAAATCATCATCGCGCCGCTGCCGCTCTATCACATCTATGCGTTCACCCTTAATTGCATGTGCATGATGGTCAACGGCAACCACAACGTGCTGATCAGCAACCCGCGTGACATCGGCGCGTTCATCAAGGAGCTGAGCAAGTGGCGCTTCAGCGGCCTGCTCGGTTTGAACACCTTGTTCGTTGCGCTGATGAGCCATCCGGATTTCAAGAAGCTCGACTTCAGCGGCCTGAAGCTGACCAACTCCGGTGGCACTGCGCTGGTCAAGGCGACCGCCGAGCGCTGGGAGCAGACCACCGGTTGTGTGGTGGTGGAGGGTTATGGGCTGACCGAAACCTCACCCGTCGCCAGCAGCAATCCGCGTGGAGAACATGCCCGTCTGGGCACCGTGGGCATTCCGGTGCCGGGTACCGGCTTCAAGGTCATCGACGATGAGGGCAACGAGCTGCCGTTGGGCGAGCGCGGCGAGCTGTGCATCAAGGGCCCGCAGGTAATGAAAGGTTACTGGCAGCGTCCGGAAGCCACCGCCGAGGTCTTCGATGCCGACGGCTGGTTGAAGACTGGCGATATCGCGGTGATCGAGGCAGACGGCTTCGTCAGCATCGTCGACCGCAAGAAGGACCTGATCATCGTCTCCGGTTTCAACGTGTATCCCAACGAGATCGAAGACGTGGTCATGGGCCATCCGAAGGTTGCCAGCTGCGCGGCTATCGGGATCCCGGACGAGAAATCCGGCGAGGCGGTCAAACTGTTCGTCGTGCCCAGCGAGCACAGCCTGACCGTGGACGAGCTGAAGAACTACTGCAAAGAGAACTTCACCGGTTACAAGATTCCCCGGCAAATCGTGCTCAAGGAAGCGCTGCCGATGAGTCCGGTGGGCAAGATTTTGCGCCGCGAGCTGCGGGACATTGCCTAA